A DNA window from Vigna angularis cultivar LongXiaoDou No.4 chromosome 1, ASM1680809v1, whole genome shotgun sequence contains the following coding sequences:
- the LOC108319110 gene encoding uncharacterized protein LOC108319110, translating to MVLSATTIGALLGLGTQMYSNALRKLPYMRHPWEHVVGMGLGVVFVNQLFKWDAQLELDRDKMLEKAKAANERRYLDGDDD from the exons ATGGTTCTCAGTGCAACGACGATCGGCGCGTTACTTGGTTTGGGAACCCAGATGTACTCCAATGCTCTCCGCAAACTCCCCTACATGCGCC ATCCGTGGGAGCACGTCGTGGGAATGGGTTTGGGCGTTGTTTTTGTGAACCAGCTTTTCAAATGGGACGCCCAGCTCGAACTGGACCGCGACAAGATGCTTGAAAAGGCCAAAGCTGCCAACGAAAGACGTTACCTAG ATGGAGATGATGATTAA